Proteins encoded by one window of Macaca mulatta isolate MMU2019108-1 chromosome 10, T2T-MMU8v2.0, whole genome shotgun sequence:
- the LOC144331499 gene encoding putative ankyrin repeat domain-containing protein 20A2 — MSSLFFNKMHFKRNVFICRCTFKQENEEKINVNMLYKKNREELERKEKQHKKEAEAKQPEPTVQSLEMKPKTARSTPNQDFHTHEETEDLMDENCILKTDIAILRQEILTMKNDNLEKENEYLKDIKIVKERNAALEKSIKLNEEITKTAFQDQQELKDLKAENKRLNSELLKKKESNTERNLKLTLQNTQDISVQEKMSSDISEVEDKNEFLTEQLSKTQIKFNTLKDKFPKTRDTLRTKPLDLETLQNDLSQTQQQIKEMKEMYQNAEAKVSNSTGEWNCVEERICQLQGENLWLEQQLDDDHQKEDHKERVINIQRGSIESGKKDLLLQEKNKKLMNDYDHLKESLFRYEREKAERVVSIKEEKYFQTSRKKM, encoded by the exons ATgagctctttattttttaacaaaatgcattttaagaGAAATGTCTTTATCTGCAGATGCACCTTCAaacaggaaaatgaagaaaaaataaatgttaatatgctgtacaaaaaaaatagagaagaattagaaaggaaagagaaacaacatAAGAAAGAAGCTGAAGCAAAACAACCTGAACCGACTGTTCAGTCACTAGAGATGAAACCAAAAACTGCAAGAAGTACTCCAAATCAG gattttcatACTCATGAAGAAACGGAAGATCTGATGGATGAAAATTGCATTTTGAAGACAGATATTGCTATACTCAGGCAGGAAATACTCACAATGAAAAATGAcaacttggaaaaagaaaatgaatatcttAAGGACATTAAAAttgttaaagaaagaaatgctgcCCTTGAAAAGAGTATAAAACTCAATgaggaaataacaaaaacagcattcCAGGATCAACAAGAGCTGAAAGATCTCAAAGCTGAGAATAAAAGGCTCAATTCCGAACtgctgaagaaaaaagaaagcaacacaGAAAGAAACCTAAAACTTACTTTACAGAACACACAAGACATTTCTGTGCAAGAAAAAATGAGTTCTGATATCTCCGAAGTTGAAGATAAGAATGAGTTTCTCACGGAACAACTTTCTAAAACGCAAATTAAATTCAATACCTTAAAAGATAAGTTCCCTAAGACAAGAGATACTCTCAGAACAAAGCCATTGGATTTAGAAACTCTACAAAACGACCTAAGCCAAACCCAGCAgcaaataaaggaaatgaaagagatgtaTCAAAATGCAGAAGCTAAAGTGAGTAATTCCACTGGAGAGTGGAACTGTGTGGAAGAAAGGATATGTCAACTCCAGGGTGAAAATCTGTGGCTTGAACAGCAACTAGATGATGATCATCAGAAAGAGGATCATAAAGAGAGAGTAATTAATATCCAAAGAGGTTCTATTGAGAGTGGAAAGAAAGACCTCCTGctccaagagaaaaataagaagctAATGAATGACTATGATCATTTAAAAGAAAGTCTCTTTCgatatgagagagagaaagcagaaagagTAGTAAGTATCAAGgaagagaaatattttcaaacttctagaaagaaaatgtaa